One segment of Triticum aestivum cultivar Chinese Spring chromosome 2A, IWGSC CS RefSeq v2.1, whole genome shotgun sequence DNA contains the following:
- the LOC123191127 gene encoding tRNA-specific adenosine deaminase TAD1, translated as MLRSSSPQTLDGVLWAEAALHQYYALPKKGKPQGRESTVLAAFLLSSPENPLNPTILSLATGTKCLGAACLGPRGDLVHDAHAEVIARRALLRLIYAEIGTDNPPSWLVASGADGRWRLKDGHQLHLYITQLPCGVMPVPPSPLEVRREQLDTMVNGCSDVGFVQRKPGRGDTTLSVSCFDKITRWCVVGIQGALLSHILEPLYLSTITIGQSSDGAPEGFCIEDNVVKVLGARLSCLSCNKFPDPFKPNKPLFFEAPVPPKEFQQTSGDIPPLTCGYSICWNKSGLHEVVLGTTGRKQGTSSKAASSPSTESLLCKIRLAETFISLEHPLVTKFCHEELSYRAIKDMACEYQQMLELLRKAPFFGRWRAKPASLDSFTVPR; from the exons ATGCTCCGATCCTCCTCGCCGCAGACGCTAGACGGCGTCCTGTGGGCCGAGGCTGCCCTCCACCAGTACTATGCCCTACCCAAGAAGGGCAAGCCGCAGGGGCGCGAGTCCACCGTCCTCGCTGCCTTCCTGCTCTCTTCCCCGGAAAACCCACTGAACCCCACCATCCTATCCCTCGCCACTGGCACCAAGTGCCTCGGCGCAGCATGCCTCGGACCTCGTGGTGACCTCGTCCACGACGCCCACGCCGAGGTCATCGCCCGCCGTGCGCTCCTCCGCCTCATTTATGCCGAGATTGGCACAGACAACCCACCAAGTTGGCTGGTTGCCTCTGGCGCTGATGGGCGGTGGAGGCTGAAGGACGGGCATCAGCTGCATCTCTACATCACGCAGCTCCCCT GTGGGGTCATGCCGGTGCCGCCATCACCCTTGGAGGTTCGGAGGGAACAACTGGATACCATGGTGAATGGATGCAGTG ATGTTGGTTTCGTTCAGAGGAAGCCTGGGCGTGGTGATACAACATTGTCAGTGAGCTGTTTTGACAAAATTACTCGCTGGTGTGTCGTCGGGATTCAAG GTGCACTGCTGTCACACATTCTCGAACCCTTGTATTTGTCCACCATTACCATTGGACAATCATCTGATGGTGCACCTGAAGGGTTTTGTATTGAAGATAACGTTGTAAAAGTTCTTGGTGCTCGTTTGTCCTGTCTATCCTGTAATAAATTCCCTGACCCTTTCAAACCGAACAAG CCACTATTTTTTGAGGCACCTGTCCCCCCTAAAGAATTTCAACAGACTTCAGGAGATATACCGCCTTTGACTTGCGG GTACTCAATATGCTGGAATAAATCCGGTTTGCATGAAGTTGTTTTAGGAACAACTGGAAGAAAACAAGGTACATCTTCAAAGGCAGCATCCTCACCCTCCACTGAGTCATTGCTGTGCAA GATAAGATTGGCAGAGACCTTCATATCACTTGAGCATCCATTAGTCACAAAGTTCTGTCACGAGGAACTGTCTTATCGTGCAATTAAG GATATGGCTTGTGAGTACCAGCAGATGCTTGAGCTTCTTAGAAAGGCTCCATTTTTTGGCCGGTGGCGTGCTAAGCCAGCATCCCTTGATTCGTTTACAGTTCCACGGTGA
- the LOC123038275 gene encoding uncharacterized protein, with protein sequence MTTPVADLGQDGSGAAVAVEDSGPAENPASVVDPGHGQDAADELSGLAENDPCLMSQLRRRWLLALVRGQRGGAFSALRISPWHYLSRRVDEPCRLRQANRR encoded by the exons ATGACGACGCCCGTCGCAGATCTCGGCCAGGACGGGTCCGgtgccgccgtcgccgtcgaggACTCCGGCCCAGCGGAGAACCCCGCCTCCGTCGTAGATCCCGGCCACGGCCAGGACGCGGCCGACGAGCTCTCCGGCCTAGCGGAGAACGACCCTTGCTTGATGTCGCAGCTTCGTCGACGGTGGCTCCTCGCTCTCGTCCGGGGCCAACGCGGCGGAGCCTTCAGCGC GCTGCGCATCAGCCCTTGGCATTATCTTAGCCGACGAGTGGATGAGCCATGTCGCCTACGCCAAGCAAACCGCCGCTGA